A part of Miscanthus floridulus cultivar M001 chromosome 6, ASM1932011v1, whole genome shotgun sequence genomic DNA contains:
- the LOC136458808 gene encoding uncharacterized protein At1g15400-like yields the protein MAGLQRSSETYRRSGSSGTVWENKHQSASGELTAKPARPKDARQQWSGHGGYRTTAHVQPALDPPSPRVAACGFCSLFGKDKHQPPRRASGRGRRR from the coding sequence ATGGCCGGGCTGCAGCGGTCGAGCGAGACGTACCGGCGGTCCGGGTCGTCGGGGACGGTGTGGGAGAACAAGCACCAGTCGGCGTCGGGCGAGCTCACCGCCAAGCCGGCCCGGCCCAAGGACGCGCGGCAGCAGTGGAGCGGCCACGGCGGGTACAGGACGACCGCCCACGTGCAGCCGGCGCTGGACCCACCGTCCCCGCGCGTCGCCGCCTGCGGCTTCTGCAGCCTCTTCGGCAAGGACAAGCATCAGCCGCCCCGACGCGCCAGCGGCAGGGGCCGGCGCCGCTGA
- the LOC136458807 gene encoding MAPK kinase substrate protein At1g80180-like yields MAGLQRSSETYRRSGSSGTVWENKHQSASGELTAKPARPKDAGQQWSGHGGYRTPAHVQPALDPPSPRVAACGFCSLFGKDKHQPPRRASGRGRRR; encoded by the coding sequence ATGGCCGGGCTGCAGCGGTCGAGCGAGACGTACCGGCGGTCCGGGTCGTCGGGGACGGTGTGGGAGAACAAGCACCAGTCGGCGTCGGGCGAGCTCACCGCCAAGCCGGCCCGGCCCAAGGACGCGGGGCAGCAGTGGAGCGGCCACGGCGGGTACAGGACGCCCGCCCACGTGCAGCCGGCGCTGGACCCGCCGTCCCCGCGCGTCGCCGCCTGCGGCTTCTGCAGCCTCTTCGGCAAGGACAAGCATCAGCCGCCCCGACGCGCCAGCGGCAGGGGCCGGCGCCGCTGA